A single window of Colletotrichum destructivum chromosome 9, complete sequence DNA harbors:
- a CDS encoding Putative RTA-like protein — MASNLYKYSPSGAAAMIFLIGFVVGGAWHAFIIVRKRSWYFTPMLIGCILELVGYLARFLSSSSPTNMAFFMIQTLCLLVAPALFAASIYMVLGRLVLYLRCESLSPIRPSRLTKIFVVGDVVSFLVQIMGAGLLASSSSMNTGKTVILLGLAVQIIFFALFVSATAVFHKRLLKQVPPVVLGEEAYEGLKRFYSGWRGVLNVLYIASGLIFVRSLFRLVEYVQGHDGVLLNTEVYLYIFDALLMLGVVAVTAIFHPAKYVPSKKSLSSMQDMDME; from the exons ATGGCGTCCAACCTCTACAAATACTCTCCCTCAGGGGCAGCCGCCATGATTTTCCTCATCGGGTTCGTTGTTGGAGGCGCGTGGCACGCCTTTATCATCGTCCGCAAGCGATCTTGGTACTTTACACCTATGCTCATCGGTTGCATCT TGGAGCTAGTTGGCTATCTTGCCCGCTTTCTATCATCGAGTTCCCCCACCAACATGGCCTTCTTCATGATCCAGACCCTCTGCCTCCTCGTCGCAcccgccctcttcgccgcctcgaTCTACATGGTACTCGGTCGTCTTGTTCTATACCTCCGCTGCGAGTCCCTCTCTCCAATCCGACCGTCGCGTCTCACAAAAATATTCGTTGttggcgacgtcgtctcTTTCCTGGTACAGATCATGGGTGCCGGTTTGttggcgagcagcagctcaaTGAACACGGGCAAGACGGTCATTCTGCTGGGTTTGGCGGTCCAGATCATCTTCTTCGCGCTTTTCGTTTCTGCAACGGCTGTTTTCCACAAGAGGTTGTTGAAACAAGTGCCCCCCGTTGTACTTGGAGAGGAGGCCTATGAAGGCTTGAAGAGATTTTACAGCGGTTGGAGGGGCGTTTTGAACGTGCTGTACATTGCCAGTGGACTCATCTTCGTGCGGTCTCTTTTCAGGCTTGTTGAGTACGTGCAGGGACACGATGGGGTGTTGCTCAACACCGAAGTCTACCTGTACATCTTCGACGCGCTGTTGATGCTTGGCGTCGTGGCTGTCACAGCAATATTCCACCCCGCCAAGTATGTCCCAAGCAAGAAAAGCCTCTCGAGTATGCAGGATATGGACATGGAGTAA
- a CDS encoding Putative zn(2)Cys(6) fungal-type DNA-binding domain, fungal transcription factor: protein MKPSLSETLPAKPSIIIRHHTKSRNGCIDCKTRRVKCDERKPSCSACERRQTRCHYNASDERSQARGRKSCGNPLHNARQTNSVAAGSPPNKHDDQQTSLSTTTAEETMTLSLELTYTRQEMLQLRLLHHYNCFTVDSFTKAFQLRDIASHSLRVDVPKLAFQNHFLMDGILSVSLLHMASTETSLAVVDNLPPVTMYRDRAMCRLRQQLTHASGDHSRAVVATSVLLAMTALAADRLSGYEGIWLTNWLALTIGPRAILPRRGMMAPSKGGEERTQTGWDVALDHQCPVAIPLDLEKVLDITENDEDWCYLNDLRRAVLGIGKLFGALACPVCSGLAYSPSPPCVAFKVRAWPYVFVSSGFVDMARQERARALVVMGYYLAFFQWLPQSWVYEDVGPRDLTKIAAAVGPDWVAYLAAPKVAVRVRDTDLLTEFLTGLLPTGSLDNAGVDQGFLSNYIKHDDRR, encoded by the exons ATGAAGCCCTCACTGTCAGAAACTCTCCCTGCCAAGCCGAGTATTATCATTCGCCACCACACCAAGTCAAGAAACGGATGCATCGATTGCAAGACCAGGCGGGTGAAG TGCGACGAACGTAAACCAAGTTGTTCGGCTTGCGAAAGACGCCAAACTCGGTGTCATTACAATGCATCAGACGAACGCTCGCAAGCTCGGGGTCGCAAATCGTGTGGCAACCCTCTGCATAACGCTCGTCAGACCAACTCTGTCGCGGCGGGAAGCCCTCCAAACAAGCACGACGACCAGCAGACATCACTCTCAACAACCACCGCAGAGGAGACAATGACTTTGAGTCTTGAGTTGACATATACCCGCCAAGAAATGCTCCAGCTTCGCCTCCTGCATCACTATAACTGCTTCACTGTCGACTCTTTCACAAAGGCTTTTCAACTTAGAGACATCGCATCCCACTCTCTTCGTGTGGATGTCCCCAAACTCGCCTTCCAGAACCACTTTCTCATGGACGGGATTCTTTCCGTCTCGTTGCTCCACATGGCCAGCACTGAGACAAGTCTAGCGGTGGTCGACAACCTGCCGCCTGTGACGATGTATCGAGATCGGGCAATGTGTCGGTTGCGCCAACAGCTAACGCACGCTTCGGGAGATCACTCCCGCGCTGTCGTCGCAACGTCCGTTTTGCTGGCGATGACGGCCCTGGCCGCTGATCGGCTTTCTGGCTACGAGGGCATCTGGTTGACAAATTGGCTGGCTTTGACCATCGGGCCGCGTGCGATCTTGCCGCGTCGGGGAATGATGGCTCCGTCTAAAGGTGGCGAAGAGAGGACGCAGACCGGCTGGGACGTGGCACTCGATCATCAATGCCCCGTGGCGATTCCACTCGATCTGGAAAAGGTACTCGACATAACTGAAAATGACGAGGATTGGTGTTATCTTAACGATCTGCGCCGCGCGGTCTTGGGAATCGGCAAGCTGTTTGGGGCATTGGCTTGTCCGGTCTGCAGTGGCTTAGCCTACAGCCCCAGCCCGCCATGTGTCGCATTCAAGGTCAGGGCATGGCCATATGTGTTTGTCTCCTCCGGGTTTGTCGACATGGCCCGCCAAGAACGGGCGCGGGCTCTGGTTGTGATGGGATACTATCTCGCATTCTTCCAGTGGTTGCCGCAGAGCTGGGTTTACGAGGATGTAGGACCCAGAGACTTGACGAAgattgctgctgccgtcgggCCAGACTGGGTCGCGTACCTGGCGGCTCCCAAGGTCGCTGTGCGAGTGAGGGATACAGATCTGTTGACGGAGTTTCTGACCGGACTACTGCCCACTGGAAGTTTAGATAATGCAGGCGTCGATCAAGGATTTTTGAGTAATTATATTAAGCATGACGATAGGAGATGA